A genomic segment from Pseudomonas sessilinigenes encodes:
- a CDS encoding CopG family ribbon-helix-helix protein — MPATKVLTAHIPLDLADKVDQLASRLERSRAWIVKQALVAWVDQEEERRRLTLEALADVDAGRVVDHQSVLAWAESLSGDNPLPLPK, encoded by the coding sequence ATGCCCGCGACAAAAGTACTGACCGCCCACATTCCCTTGGATCTGGCGGATAAGGTCGATCAACTGGCTTCTCGCCTGGAGCGCTCCCGTGCCTGGATCGTGAAGCAAGCATTGGTAGCCTGGGTTGACCAGGAAGAAGAGCGCCGCCGACTGACGCTTGAGGCCTTGGCAGATGTCGATGCTGGAAGGGTTGTCGATCATCAGTCCGTGCTGGCTTGGGCAGAGAGTCTGTCTGGCGACAACCCTCTGCCTTTACCAAAATGA
- a CDS encoding type II toxin-antitoxin system RelE/ParE family toxin, with protein sequence MRQLKWTSKALSDLARLFEFLAQVNRSAAARTVQSLVRAPDALLSNPRLGEQLEEFKPKDVRRLLVGHYEVRYEIQGMVLSILRIWHVREDR encoded by the coding sequence ATGAGACAGCTGAAATGGACGAGCAAGGCGCTATCCGATCTGGCTCGGCTTTTTGAATTTCTCGCTCAGGTTAATCGCTCGGCTGCTGCTCGGACCGTGCAATCTCTCGTGCGGGCTCCAGATGCGCTGCTATCTAACCCTCGATTGGGAGAGCAGTTGGAGGAGTTCAAGCCGAAGGATGTTCGACGGTTGTTGGTGGGGCATTACGAGGTGCGTTATGAGATTCAAGGCATGGTCTTGTCCATCCTGCGTATTTGGCATGTCCGGGAAGATCGTTGA
- a CDS encoding type III PLP-dependent enzyme — protein sequence MSINVEDYFARETFQKMKAFADQKETPFVMIDTQMIAQAYDDLRAGFEFAKVYYAVKANPAVEIIDLLHEKGSSFDIASIYELDKVLGRGVNPANISYGNTIKKSKDIRYFYEKGVRLYATDSEADLRNIAKAAPGSKVYVRILTEGSTTADWPLSRKFGCQTDMAMDLLILARDLGLVPYGVSFHVGSQQRDISVWDAAIAKVKVIFERLKEEDGIELKLINMGGGFPANYITRTNSLETYAEEIIRFLKEDFGDDLPEIILEPGRSLIANAGILVSEVVLVARKSRTAVERWIYTDVGKFSGLIETMDESIKFPIWTEKKGETEEVVIAGPTCDSADIMYENYKYGLPLNLAIGDRLYWLSTGAYTTSYSAVEFNGFPPLKAYYV from the coding sequence ATGTCGATTAACGTCGAAGACTATTTCGCGCGCGAAACCTTTCAGAAAATGAAGGCGTTCGCCGACCAGAAAGAAACCCCGTTCGTGATGATCGATACCCAGATGATCGCCCAGGCCTATGACGACCTGCGCGCCGGGTTCGAGTTCGCCAAGGTCTACTACGCGGTCAAGGCCAACCCGGCCGTGGAAATCATCGACCTGCTGCACGAAAAAGGTTCGAGCTTCGACATCGCCTCGATCTACGAGCTGGACAAGGTGTTGGGGCGCGGCGTCAACCCGGCCAACATCAGCTACGGCAACACCATCAAGAAGTCCAAGGACATCCGCTACTTCTATGAGAAGGGCGTGCGCCTGTATGCCACCGACTCCGAAGCCGACCTGCGCAACATCGCCAAGGCCGCCCCGGGTTCCAAAGTCTACGTGCGCATCCTCACCGAAGGCTCCACCACCGCCGACTGGCCGCTGTCGCGCAAGTTCGGCTGCCAGACCGACATGGCCATGGACCTCCTGATCCTGGCCCGCGACCTGGGCCTGGTGCCTTACGGCGTGTCGTTCCACGTCGGCTCCCAGCAGCGCGACATCAGCGTCTGGGACGCGGCCATCGCCAAGGTCAAGGTGATCTTCGAGCGTCTTAAAGAAGAAGACGGCATCGAACTGAAGCTGATCAACATGGGCGGTGGCTTCCCGGCCAACTACATCACCCGCACCAACAGCCTGGAAACCTACGCCGAGGAAATCATCCGCTTCCTCAAGGAAGACTTCGGTGACGACCTGCCGGAAATCATCCTCGAGCCGGGCCGTTCGCTGATCGCCAACGCCGGCATCCTGGTCAGCGAAGTGGTCCTGGTGGCCCGCAAGTCGCGTACCGCGGTGGAGCGCTGGATCTACACCGACGTGGGCAAGTTCTCCGGCCTGATCGAAACCATGGACGAGTCCATCAAGTTCCCGATCTGGACCGAGAAGAAAGGCGAAACCGAAGAAGTGGTGATCGCAGGCCCTACCTGTGACAGCGCCGACATCATGTACGAGAACTACAAGTACGGCCTGCCACTGAACCTGGCCATCGGCGACCGCCTGTACTGGCTGTCCACCGGTGCCTACACCACCAGCTACAGCGCCGTGGAGTTCAACGGTTTCCCACCGCTGAAGGCCTACTACGTTTAA
- a CDS encoding osmoprotectant ABC transporter ATP-binding protein OsmV gives MIELQNLSKTFRSNGKDVKAVDSVSLTVNEGEICVFLGPSGCGKSTTLKMINRLIMPTSGKVLINGEDTTGLDEVTLRRNIGYVIQQIGLFPNMTIEENITVVPRLLGWDKQKCHDRARELMSMIKLEPKQYLHRYPRELSGGQQQRIGVIRALAAEAPLLLMDEPFGAVDPINREMIQNEFFEMQRALNKTVIMVSHDIDEAIKLGDKIAIFRAGKLLQIDHPDTLLAHPADDFVSNFVGQDSTLKRLLLVKAEDAADNAPSVSPDTQVTEALELMDEHDRRYVVVTCTENKALGYVRRRDLHRQNGTCGQFLREFNATAVYDEHLRILLSRMYEFNRSWLPVMDAERVFLGEVTQESIAAYLSSGRSRGMKTHIVSPAEIAAS, from the coding sequence ATGATCGAACTACAGAACCTGAGCAAGACCTTTCGCAGCAACGGCAAGGATGTCAAAGCCGTCGACTCGGTCAGCCTGACCGTCAACGAAGGCGAGATCTGCGTATTCCTCGGCCCCTCCGGCTGCGGCAAGAGCACCACGCTGAAGATGATCAACCGCCTGATCATGCCCACCTCGGGCAAGGTGCTGATCAACGGCGAGGACACCACCGGCCTGGACGAAGTGACCCTGCGCCGCAACATCGGCTACGTGATCCAGCAGATCGGCCTGTTTCCCAACATGACCATCGAGGAAAACATCACCGTGGTGCCACGCCTGCTGGGCTGGGACAAGCAGAAGTGCCACGACCGCGCCCGCGAGCTGATGAGCATGATCAAGCTCGAACCCAAGCAGTACCTGCATCGCTACCCACGCGAGCTGTCCGGCGGCCAGCAACAGCGGATCGGGGTGATCCGCGCCCTGGCCGCCGAGGCTCCGCTGCTGCTGATGGACGAGCCTTTCGGTGCAGTGGACCCGATCAACCGCGAGATGATCCAGAACGAGTTCTTCGAGATGCAGCGGGCACTGAACAAGACCGTGATCATGGTCAGCCACGACATCGACGAAGCCATCAAGCTGGGGGACAAGATCGCCATCTTCCGCGCCGGCAAGCTTCTGCAGATCGACCACCCGGATACCCTGCTGGCCCACCCGGCGGACGACTTCGTCAGCAACTTCGTCGGCCAGGACAGCACCCTCAAGCGCCTGCTGCTGGTCAAGGCCGAGGATGCCGCGGACAACGCCCCGTCGGTGAGCCCGGACACCCAGGTGACCGAGGCCCTGGAGCTGATGGACGAGCACGACCGACGCTACGTGGTGGTGACCTGCACCGAGAACAAAGCCTTGGGTTATGTACGACGCCGTGACCTGCACCGTCAGAACGGCACCTGCGGCCAATTCCTGCGGGAATTCAATGCCACCGCCGTCTACGACGAGCATCTACGGATTCTTCTGTCACGCATGTACGAGTTCAACCGCTCGTGGCTGCCGGTGATGGACGCCGAGCGGGTGTTCCTCGGCGAAGTGACCCAGGAATCCATTGCCGCCTACCTCAGCTCGGGCCGCTCCCGGGGGATGAAGACCCATATCGTCTCGCCGGCTGAAATAGCGGCCTCCTGA
- a CDS encoding ABC transporter permease has product MEFLNAFSHLDWAQVLHLTWQHITLVGIAVTLAIVFGVPLGVLMTRFPSLAGPLQASATVLLTIPSIALFGLLLPFYSTFGQGLGPLPAITAVFLYSLLPIMRNTYLALTGVEPGIREAARGIGMTFGQRLRMVELPIAVPVILAGVRTAVVMNIGVMTIAATIGAGGLGVLILASISRSDMSMLIVGAVLVSLLAIFADLLLQWLQRSLTPKGLSPLGALK; this is encoded by the coding sequence ATGGAATTCTTGAACGCCTTTTCCCATCTCGATTGGGCCCAGGTACTGCACCTGACCTGGCAACACATCACCCTGGTGGGCATCGCCGTCACCCTGGCCATCGTCTTTGGCGTGCCCCTGGGCGTTTTGATGACCCGCTTTCCCAGCCTCGCCGGGCCCTTGCAGGCCAGCGCCACGGTGTTGCTGACCATCCCGTCCATCGCCCTGTTCGGCCTGCTGCTGCCGTTCTACTCCACGTTCGGCCAGGGCCTGGGGCCGCTGCCGGCGATCACCGCCGTGTTCCTTTACTCCCTGTTGCCGATCATGCGCAACACCTACCTGGCACTGACCGGCGTTGAACCGGGCATTCGCGAGGCCGCCCGGGGTATCGGCATGACCTTCGGCCAGCGCCTGCGCATGGTCGAGCTGCCCATTGCGGTGCCGGTGATCCTCGCCGGAGTACGCACCGCGGTGGTGATGAACATCGGCGTCATGACCATCGCCGCCACCATCGGCGCCGGCGGCCTGGGGGTGCTGATCCTGGCCTCCATCAGCCGCAGCGACATGTCGATGCTGATCGTCGGCGCCGTGCTGGTCAGCCTCCTGGCCATCTTTGCCGACCTGCTTCTGCAATGGCTGCAACGTTCGCTGACGCCAAAAGGATTGAGCCCACTAGGAGCCCTGAAATGA
- a CDS encoding glycine betaine ABC transporter substrate-binding protein produces the protein MKKTSLLLGCVLLFASLAHAAEKPLIRIGARVFTEQTLLAEITSQYLRSKGYDTRVTGGLGSNLARSAQESGQLDLIWEYTGVSLVAYNHIDEKLDKQQSYARVKELDAKKGLVWLSPSKFSNTYALALPENVAKEHPQINSISDLTRALDENTRENRLVALDTEFANRSDGMAGMVKLYDMALTRKNTRQMDAGLVYTALRNGQVFAGLVYTTDGRLSAFKLKLLEDDKHYFPDYTAAPVVRQVYLDAHPQLAAELEPLAALFDDETMRQLNARVDVDHESPSAVAADFLRQHPLD, from the coding sequence ATGAAGAAAACAAGCCTGTTACTCGGCTGCGTCCTGCTGTTTGCCAGCCTGGCGCACGCCGCGGAAAAACCCCTGATCCGCATCGGCGCCCGGGTCTTCACCGAACAGACCCTGCTGGCGGAAATCACCTCCCAGTACCTGCGCAGCAAGGGCTACGACACCCGGGTCACCGGCGGCCTGGGCAGCAACCTGGCCCGCAGTGCCCAGGAAAGCGGCCAGCTGGACCTGATCTGGGAATACACCGGGGTGTCGCTGGTGGCCTACAACCACATCGACGAAAAGCTCGACAAGCAGCAGTCCTACGCCCGGGTGAAAGAACTCGACGCGAAAAAAGGCCTGGTCTGGTTGTCGCCGTCCAAGTTCAGCAACACCTATGCCCTGGCGCTGCCGGAAAACGTGGCCAAGGAACATCCACAAATCAACAGCATCAGCGACCTGACCCGGGCCCTGGACGAAAACACCCGGGAAAACCGCCTGGTGGCCCTGGACACCGAGTTCGCCAACCGTTCCGACGGCATGGCCGGGATGGTCAAGCTGTATGACATGGCCCTGACCCGCAAGAACACCCGGCAGATGGACGCCGGCCTGGTCTACACCGCCTTGCGCAATGGCCAGGTGTTTGCCGGCCTGGTCTACACCACCGACGGGCGTCTTAGCGCCTTCAAGCTCAAATTGCTGGAGGACGACAAGCACTACTTCCCGGACTACACCGCCGCTCCCGTGGTGCGCCAGGTCTACCTCGACGCCCACCCGCAACTGGCCGCCGAACTCGAGCCGCTGGCGGCGCTGTTCGACGACGAAACCATGCGCCAGCTGAACGCGCGGGTCGACGTCGACCATGAAAGCCCCTCCGCCGTGGCCGCAGATTTCCTGCGCCAGCACCCACTCGATTAA